GTGATGCCAACCAGGAAAACATAAAATACTTCCTTGAAAATATACCTGTCCAATATGTTGATTCGCACCATAAGTTGCGATTTTACAATACATTTACGCGGCATGACATTTTTAAATAGGGGGGCGCTTGACTTATCCCCCGGCGGTTTTATTTATTCATATAGAAACAACAACTTTTGGAGGAAGAAGAGCATCGATGAATACGATTAAAACGACGCTGTTGCTAGGCGGGTTGACGCTACTGCTGGTTTATGGAGGCGCCGCTCTTGGCGGAGAGCAGGGGATGATTTTCGCATTTATCTTCGCCGTAGCGATGAATTTCGGCGCCTACTTCTTCAGCGACAAGATAGTTTTGAAAATGTACGGCGCGCGTGAAGTGAGCGAAAGGGAGTATCCGCGTCTCGTTCAGACAGTACGGGAGATAGTAAGGAGGGCAAACCTTCCGATGCCGAAGGTCTACCTTGTCCCATCCTCCCAGCCGAACGCTTTTGCCACCGGCAGGAACCCGGAACATGCCGCCATTGCCGTGACTGAAGGGATACTTTCACTCCTTGACGAGGAAGAAATGGCGGGCGTGCTGGCGCACGAACTGGCGCATGTAAACAACCGGGATATTCTTATTGGCACCGTAGCCGCGACAATCGCCGGAGCCGTCAGCATGCTGGCAAACATGGCGCAGTGGGCGCTCATCTTCGGTGGAGGGAGGAGCAATGAGCGGAGCGGACACCCCGCAGTTATGATAGTAATGATGATAGTCGCGCCGATAGCGGCGATGCTGATACAGATGGCGATTTCAAGGACAAGGGAGTACCAGGCGGACGCGACAGCCGCCGCGCTGATAGGGAGCGGCCTTCCGCTGGCGCGCGCTCTTTCGAAACTCCAGAAGGGGGCGGAAAGAATTCCTATGGACGCCGAGCCCGCAACCGCCCATATGTTTATAGTCAATCCGCTGAGCGGCAGTGGGATGATGTCCCTCTTTAGCACCCACCCGCCGATAGAAGATCGAATTGCCAGATTGACCGGCCGGTAGACGGCGGATATTTCCGGCGCTCAACACACTCCCGCCAGAGGGGTGATATTCTTCGTGCCGGGGAGAGTCACGACGGTAAATATCGCCTATTTAGTTTCCGGTTTGGTAGAGTAATACTGTATCGGCATTCTGGAAATATTTGGGGAAGGGTTGTCCGTTGGCTGGTGAAAAAGAGAATCCGAAGGATAAAGAGAAGGTAGTAATTGTCGTTGAATATAATCCCCAGGCAAAGATCATACTTCGCAGGGCTCTTGGAAACCTTACCGGCAATTCGGACAGCATACGTTTTCTGAAAAATATCTTCGACGCCATCGAGGAGAT
This sequence is a window from Nitrospinota bacterium. Protein-coding genes within it:
- the htpX gene encoding zinc metalloprotease HtpX; translation: MNTIKTTLLLGGLTLLLVYGGAALGGEQGMIFAFIFAVAMNFGAYFFSDKIVLKMYGAREVSEREYPRLVQTVREIVRRANLPMPKVYLVPSSQPNAFATGRNPEHAAIAVTEGILSLLDEEEMAGVLAHELAHVNNRDILIGTVAATIAGAVSMLANMAQWALIFGGGRSNERSGHPAVMIVMMIVAPIAAMLIQMAISRTREYQADATAAALIGSGLPLARALSKLQKGAERIPMDAEPATAHMFIVNPLSGSGMMSLFSTHPPIEDRIARLTGR